From the genome of Lotus japonicus ecotype B-129 chromosome 6, LjGifu_v1.2, one region includes:
- the LOC130723671 gene encoding FHA domain-containing protein DDL, translating into MGRHSSTNHSPSSRRHRSHRSISPPPQEKHRHSSRGAEADRPGSGSPDPPPRSPSPRTKRLKRAQQPERERERSRGRGSEREGVERKRVENDEEGDGERSRGRDSERKRTENDDEGDGERSRGRGSEREAVERRERKRTENDEEGNGGGRNSRSSRSRHERSSPERHHNGRSRHRSQSPQRHDYAGNTKPRDEHTNSRGAEQMNDDDSIMKMKAAEEALEEKQKQKPSFELSGNLAAETNRFRGVTLLFNEPPEARKPDVKWRLYVFRGGEVLNEPLYIHRQSCYLFGRERRVADIPTDHPSCSKQHAVIQFRQVETEQPDGMLSKQVRPYIMDLGSTNKTFLNESPIEPQRYYELREKDTIKFGNSSREYVLLHENSAG; encoded by the exons ATGGGTCGTCACTCATCGACCAACCACTCTCCCTCCTCCCGCCGTCACCGGAGCCACCGCAGCATCTCCCCGCCGCCGCAAGAGAAGCATCGGCATTCGAGTCGCGGGGCGGAGGCGGACCGTCCGGGTTCTGGTTCGCCGGATCCTCCTCCTCGCTCCCCCTCTCCACGAACGAAGCGCTTGAAGAGAGCTCAACAACCTGAACGTGAGCGCGAGAGGAGCAGAGGGAGGGGTTCGGAGAGGGAAGGTGTTGAGAGGAAGAGGGTGGAGAACGACGAGGAGGGGGACGGCGAGAGGAGCAGAGGGAGGGATTCAGAGAGGAAGAGGACGGAGAACGATGATGAGGGTGACGGTGAGAGGAGCAGAGGGAGGGGTTCGGAGAGGGAGGCTGTTGAGAGGAGGGAGAGGAAGAGGACGGAGAATGATGAGGAGGGTAATGGCGGAGGAAGGAACAGCAGGTCGTCAAGGTCGAGGCACGAGAGGTCATCGCCGGAGCGCCACCACAACGGAAGGAGCAGGCACAGGTCTCAGTCGCCGCAGCGTCACGACTACGCCGGGAACACAAAGCCTCGTGATGAG CATACAAACTCAAGAGGTGCTGAACAGAT GAATGACGATGATTCTATCATGAAGATGAAGGCTGCTGAGGAGGCTCTGGAAGAAAAACAGAAG CAAAAACCTTCATTTGAGCTATCAGGAAATCTTGCCGCTGAAACAAACCGATTCAGAG GTGTTACTTTGTTGTTCAATGAACCGCCAGAGGCTCGAAAACCTGATGTTAAATGGAGGCTTTATGTTTTCAGGGGTGGTGAAGTGCTGAATG AGCCCCTTTACATTCATCgccaaagttgttatcttttTGGAAGGGAGAGAAGGGTTGCTGATATCCCAACAGATCATCCATCTTGCAGCAAGCAACATGCTGTTATTCAATTCCG GCAAGTTGAAACGGAGCAACCTGATGGTATGTTATCAAAGCAAGTAAG GCCCTACATAATGGACCTCGGAAGCACAAACAAAACTTTCCTTAAT GAGAGTCCCATTGAACCTCAACGTTATTATGAACTGAGGGAAAAGGACACCATTAAATTTGGTAATAGTAG CCGAGAATATGTATTACTACATGAGAACTCTGCTGGATAA